One Nocardioidaceae bacterium SCSIO 66511 genomic window carries:
- a CDS encoding tyrosine-type recombinase/integrase gives MSREPLPLGTWGKIRTYVLIEDEKGRPVRSRAMTKYRDFDGVTRQVEAQAKTTAQAENKLRSKLRERSAVARRGELTELHRFSAASEVWMTKLREMVDDEKRSPGTVDTYERQLANHVLPALGELRLGEVTTPLVDKFIGQVKADVGPPTARTCRSVVSGVMGVAVRFGAVAANPVREVDRVESKAKRQPRALTAKEWRAWLARLRADEKAVARDLPDLSLFMMGTGVRIGEALAVQWSQVDLSGQVAITHTIVRVKGQGLLRKRTKSQAGERTLALPLSLRSMLRSRFMVGVRLDDPVFPNTVGGYRDPSNTRRELREARGDDLLSWVTSHNFRKTAATVLDDAGHSGRQVADQIGHSRPSLTQDVYLGRKVANPRAAEDLEQFIDGEPDEHDPSSQKDG, from the coding sequence ATGTCGCGTGAACCTCTGCCCTTGGGGACCTGGGGCAAGATTCGGACCTACGTCCTCATCGAGGATGAGAAGGGTCGGCCTGTGCGCTCACGCGCCATGACGAAGTACCGGGATTTCGACGGCGTGACGCGACAGGTCGAGGCACAGGCTAAGACGACCGCGCAGGCTGAGAACAAGCTTCGTTCTAAGTTGCGCGAGCGTTCGGCAGTTGCGCGCCGTGGTGAGTTGACGGAGTTGCACAGGTTCTCGGCGGCGTCGGAGGTCTGGATGACGAAGCTCCGCGAGATGGTCGACGATGAGAAGCGGTCGCCTGGAACTGTCGACACGTATGAGCGTCAGCTAGCGAATCACGTTCTACCGGCGCTTGGCGAGTTGCGGCTGGGCGAGGTTACAACGCCGCTGGTGGACAAGTTCATTGGACAGGTCAAGGCCGATGTTGGGCCGCCGACGGCGAGGACGTGTCGAAGCGTTGTCTCGGGCGTGATGGGCGTCGCGGTTCGATTCGGCGCAGTGGCGGCAAATCCGGTCCGTGAGGTCGATCGCGTCGAGTCGAAGGCGAAGCGGCAACCTCGGGCTCTCACGGCCAAGGAGTGGCGGGCATGGCTGGCTCGTCTGCGCGCCGACGAAAAGGCTGTTGCGCGCGACCTGCCTGACTTGTCGCTGTTCATGATGGGTACGGGTGTACGGATCGGGGAAGCTCTTGCGGTGCAGTGGTCGCAGGTCGACCTCTCGGGTCAGGTGGCGATCACGCACACGATCGTGCGCGTCAAGGGCCAGGGTTTGCTGCGCAAGCGGACGAAGAGCCAGGCGGGGGAGCGGACGCTCGCACTGCCGTTATCTCTGCGCTCGATGCTGCGTAGCCGGTTCATGGTCGGGGTGCGGCTCGACGATCCTGTGTTCCCGAACACCGTTGGCGGCTATCGTGATCCCAGCAACACACGCCGTGAGTTGCGTGAGGCGCGCGGCGATGACCTGTTGTCGTGGGTGACGTCGCACAACTTCCGCAAGACTGCCGCGACCGTTCTTGACGATGCGGGACACAGCGGACGTCAGGTCGCGGATCAGATCGGCCACTCCCGCCCGTCTCTGACTCAGGATGTGTATCTCGGGCGCAAGGTCGCGAACCCGCGAGCTGCTGAGGATCTGGAGCAGTTCATCGACGGGGAGCCGGACGAACACGACCCATCCTCGCAAAAGGATGGGTAA
- a CDS encoding NAD(P)/FAD-dependent oxidoreductase, producing MASDAPLPAHCDVAIVGGGHNALVAATYLARAGLEVVVLERSDHVGGAAVSERPFPGVDARLSRYSYLVSVMPDELIRDLGLSLELRSRPTASFTPTLRDGRAGGLYIEQPEGAPTAESFRAITGSDRAYDAWRQFYSDVAGFARTVAPTLLEPLPAASDLRTHVDSGIWDELVEEPLGAAIEARFDDDLVRGVVATDALIGTFASLRDPSLIQNRCFLYHLVGNGTGEWRVPVGGMGAVTAELARVAREAGAKLETGRMVTGVALGDSGASVTVDDRTVECDWVLGGAAPAVLDRLRGRAPATEPRGAQLKINLLVDRLPRLRSGIDPALAFAGTLHVGESYTDLERAYEEAAGGVAPANPPGELYCHTLTDPSILSPELAASGAHTLTYFGLHMPPDVFEPDLDAARRQAVHAALSALDAHLEEPIESVLSRDENGDPCIEAKAPQDVEAAVAMPGGHIFHGDLAWPWRDDLSDDSPAARWGVATDHPRLLLCGSGAVRGGAVSGIGGHNAAMALLEARH from the coding sequence ATGGCATCCGACGCACCACTGCCCGCACACTGCGACGTCGCGATCGTCGGCGGTGGCCACAACGCGCTCGTCGCAGCTACGTACCTCGCTCGCGCAGGGCTCGAGGTCGTCGTGCTCGAACGGTCGGACCACGTCGGCGGCGCCGCCGTCAGTGAGCGACCGTTCCCGGGCGTCGATGCACGACTGTCGAGGTATTCGTACCTCGTGAGCGTCATGCCCGACGAACTGATCCGCGACCTCGGGCTGAGCCTCGAACTCCGGTCGCGTCCGACCGCATCGTTCACCCCGACGCTTCGCGACGGCCGGGCAGGTGGCTTGTACATCGAGCAACCCGAGGGCGCTCCGACGGCTGAATCGTTCCGCGCGATCACAGGGTCCGACCGGGCGTACGACGCGTGGCGTCAGTTCTACTCCGACGTGGCGGGGTTCGCGCGGACCGTCGCACCCACCCTGCTCGAACCGCTTCCGGCTGCCTCAGACCTGCGTACTCACGTCGATTCGGGCATCTGGGACGAGCTTGTCGAAGAACCCCTCGGCGCTGCGATCGAGGCTCGCTTCGACGACGATCTGGTACGCGGGGTCGTGGCTACGGATGCGTTGATCGGTACGTTCGCCTCGCTGCGCGACCCGTCGCTGATCCAGAACCGCTGCTTCCTGTATCACCTTGTAGGTAACGGAACCGGCGAATGGCGCGTACCCGTCGGCGGCATGGGCGCAGTGACCGCCGAGCTCGCGAGGGTGGCCCGCGAGGCGGGCGCGAAGCTGGAGACCGGCCGCATGGTGACCGGAGTCGCGCTAGGCGATTCCGGGGCTTCGGTCACGGTCGACGACCGGACCGTCGAATGCGACTGGGTACTGGGCGGCGCAGCGCCCGCCGTACTCGATCGCCTGCGCGGCCGCGCGCCGGCAACCGAGCCACGGGGAGCGCAGCTCAAAATCAACCTGCTCGTCGACCGCTTGCCGCGGCTCCGTTCGGGGATTGATCCCGCGCTCGCCTTCGCCGGCACTCTGCACGTCGGCGAGTCGTACACCGACCTGGAGCGTGCGTACGAAGAGGCGGCCGGTGGAGTCGCTCCGGCCAACCCGCCCGGTGAGCTGTACTGCCACACGCTCACCGACCCGTCGATCCTCTCCCCCGAGCTGGCCGCCTCGGGAGCTCACACCTTGACGTACTTCGGGCTGCACATGCCGCCGGACGTCTTCGAACCCGATCTCGACGCCGCCCGCCGTCAGGCCGTACACGCTGCGCTCTCGGCGCTGGACGCGCATCTGGAGGAACCGATCGAGTCCGTACTCTCCCGCGACGAGAACGGCGACCCGTGCATCGAGGCCAAGGCTCCCCAAGACGTCGAGGCCGCGGTCGCAATGCCCGGCGGCCACATCTTCCACGGCGACCTCGCCTGGCCGTGGCGCGACGACCTCTCGGACGATTCACCGGCCGCACGGTGGGGAGTGGCCACCGACCACCCCCGGCTGCTGCTCTGCGGGAGCGGCGCCGTACGCGGCGGAGCCGTCAGCGGCATCGGCGGCCACAACGCCGCGATGGCGCTGCTCGAGGCGCGGCACTGA
- the glpK gene encoding glycerol kinase GlpK encodes MSGSVVAAIDQGTTSTRCLVFDHEGRMLAVSQREHRQAYPRPGWVQHDADEIWRIVEAIVPAAVQDAGAALDDVAAIGIANQRETTIVWDPDTGRALTPAITWQDTRTDAIVEQIERDGHADLFRDVAGLHPSAYFSGPRLRWLLDNVPQLEARARAGRALFGTMESWLIWKLTGGPHGGVHVTDVTNASRTMLMNLRTLEWDQRLLDVLDIPEQLLPAIRPNSQVYGRCASVLPGVRIGGAIGDQQAALFGQTCFAGGEAKCTYGTGAFLLVNTGERIIDHSAGLIPTVAYVDGEGQARYALEGSIAMTGSLVQWFRDALEMIPSAPQIETLARTVDDNGGCYIVPAFSGLFAPRWRPDARGVIVGLTSYVEQGHIARAVLEATGWQTWEVVEAIESAGISLRSLRVDGGMTANHLLMQFIADVLDVQVERPLVSETVSLGAAYVAGLAVDYWADLAVLRRNWHRAARWRPAMDPAKRSAEAHNWNEAVTRTLGWGSQVPR; translated from the coding sequence ATGAGTGGGTCGGTGGTCGCGGCGATCGACCAGGGCACGACGTCGACGCGCTGTCTGGTGTTCGACCACGAGGGTCGGATGCTCGCGGTGTCGCAACGTGAGCACCGGCAGGCGTACCCGCGGCCGGGTTGGGTGCAGCACGACGCCGACGAGATCTGGCGCATCGTCGAGGCGATCGTGCCCGCGGCCGTGCAGGACGCCGGCGCTGCACTCGACGACGTCGCAGCGATCGGCATCGCCAACCAACGCGAGACGACCATCGTGTGGGACCCCGACACCGGGCGGGCCCTCACGCCTGCGATCACGTGGCAGGACACTCGCACGGACGCGATCGTGGAGCAGATCGAGCGCGACGGTCACGCGGACCTGTTCCGCGACGTCGCGGGGCTCCACCCGTCGGCGTACTTCTCCGGGCCGCGGCTTCGGTGGCTGCTCGACAATGTCCCGCAGCTCGAGGCACGGGCGCGTGCGGGCCGGGCGCTGTTCGGCACCATGGAGAGCTGGCTGATCTGGAAGCTGACCGGAGGCCCGCACGGCGGCGTGCATGTCACCGACGTGACGAACGCCAGCCGCACGATGCTGATGAACCTGCGGACTCTCGAGTGGGACCAGCGACTACTCGACGTACTCGACATCCCCGAACAGCTGCTACCCGCGATCCGCCCGAACTCGCAGGTGTACGGCCGATGCGCATCGGTGCTCCCCGGTGTGCGAATCGGCGGCGCGATCGGCGACCAGCAGGCCGCGTTGTTCGGGCAGACCTGCTTCGCCGGCGGCGAGGCGAAGTGCACGTACGGCACCGGGGCGTTCCTGCTGGTCAACACCGGTGAGCGGATCATCGACCACTCTGCCGGGCTGATCCCGACGGTCGCGTACGTCGATGGCGAGGGTCAGGCGCGGTATGCGCTCGAGGGTTCGATCGCGATGACCGGCTCGCTCGTGCAATGGTTCCGTGACGCGCTCGAGATGATCCCGTCCGCGCCACAGATCGAGACGCTCGCGCGTACCGTCGACGACAACGGCGGCTGCTACATCGTGCCTGCATTCTCCGGGTTGTTCGCGCCTCGGTGGCGGCCGGACGCGCGCGGCGTGATCGTCGGTCTCACTTCGTACGTCGAACAGGGGCACATCGCGAGGGCGGTACTCGAGGCGACCGGGTGGCAGACCTGGGAGGTCGTCGAGGCGATCGAGTCCGCCGGCATCTCGTTGCGCTCGCTGCGGGTCGACGGCGGGATGACCGCGAATCATCTGCTGATGCAGTTCATCGCCGATGTGCTCGACGTACAGGTGGAGCGTCCGCTGGTGTCGGAAACCGTCTCGCTCGGCGCGGCGTACGTCGCCGGGCTCGCGGTCGACTACTGGGCCGACCTGGCCGTACTCCGCCGCAACTGGCACCGGGCGGCGAGGTGGCGGCCGGCGATGGATCCCGCCAAGCGCAGCGCGGAGGCGCACAACTGGAACGAGGCCGTGACGCGGACGCTCGGTTGGGGGTCGCAGGTGCCGCGCTGA
- a CDS encoding IclR family transcriptional regulator — protein sequence MPGHVQSVERAMAVLTVLGRTGRPLALYEIAAMLDLAKPTAHGIVRTLQAGDFVRQDRDTRRYSLGKAFDMLEHARIDPHDLRSIAMGWTDSLAALTRLETLIAVPTATGAEIVHHVFRPDNTPQDLRIGELLPLHATAAGKSLLAFAPGMPPQEQRTMDRFTRRTVATVAGLEREIARVRESGTATDRGEYRPGIGGIAVPLRGPAGLGVAALEVVGQVDRLFDSSGVPDATLTQHLGAMAKTITRAIGQSR from the coding sequence ATGCCGGGGCATGTACAGAGCGTGGAACGCGCGATGGCGGTGCTGACGGTCCTCGGACGTACGGGCCGGCCGCTCGCCTTGTACGAGATCGCCGCCATGTTGGACCTGGCGAAGCCGACCGCACACGGGATCGTGCGCACGCTGCAGGCCGGAGACTTCGTACGACAGGACCGCGATACCCGCCGCTACAGCCTCGGCAAGGCGTTCGACATGCTCGAACACGCACGGATCGATCCGCACGATCTGCGTTCGATCGCGATGGGCTGGACCGACTCCCTCGCCGCGCTCACCAGGCTGGAGACACTCATCGCCGTTCCGACCGCGACGGGTGCAGAGATCGTCCACCACGTCTTCCGCCCGGACAACACTCCCCAGGATCTCCGGATCGGCGAACTGCTCCCGCTCCACGCGACCGCTGCGGGCAAGTCGCTGCTCGCCTTCGCACCCGGGATGCCGCCGCAGGAGCAACGCACCATGGACCGGTTCACCAGGCGGACGGTCGCGACCGTTGCCGGACTCGAACGCGAGATCGCCCGCGTACGCGAGTCGGGCACGGCAACCGACCGGGGCGAGTACCGGCCGGGCATCGGGGGCATCGCCGTACCGCTGCGCGGGCCGGCCGGCCTCGGTGTCGCAGCACTCGAAGTCGTCGGCCAGGTCGACCGGCTGTTCGACTCGAGCGGCGTACCGGACGCCACGCTCACCCAGCACCTCGGTGCAATGGCCAAAACGATCACCCGAGCGATCGGACAGTCGAGATGA
- a CDS encoding aquaporin family protein: MSLGEVFVSEVIGTGMLTLLGVGVVANVLLGKTKGRGVGGDWLLINIGWGFAVMAGVYAAYKSGAHLNPAVTFGILSSGADTYADGVDVDAGSTLVYLASEMIGAFLGAVVAWAAYKQHYDDPEADAGAKLGTFSTGPEIRNYVWNFVTEVIATFVLVYIILSFAKTPSGLGPLAVALLVVGIGASLGGPTGYAINPARDLGPRIAHFLLPIKGKGGSDWSYAWVPIAGPIVGGVLAGLLSQGTF; encoded by the coding sequence ATGTCTCTTGGCGAAGTATTCGTGAGTGAAGTGATCGGGACGGGCATGCTGACCCTTCTCGGTGTCGGCGTGGTGGCCAACGTGCTACTCGGCAAGACGAAAGGCAGGGGCGTCGGCGGCGACTGGCTGCTGATCAACATCGGCTGGGGCTTTGCCGTGATGGCGGGCGTTTACGCTGCGTACAAGTCGGGCGCGCACCTGAACCCAGCGGTGACGTTCGGGATCTTGTCGTCGGGCGCCGATACGTACGCGGACGGTGTCGACGTCGACGCCGGCTCAACACTCGTATATCTGGCCAGCGAGATGATCGGGGCATTCCTCGGTGCGGTGGTCGCCTGGGCGGCGTACAAGCAGCACTACGACGACCCCGAGGCAGATGCGGGTGCCAAGCTCGGCACCTTCTCGACCGGCCCGGAGATCCGCAACTACGTCTGGAACTTCGTCACCGAGGTGATCGCGACCTTCGTACTGGTGTACATCATCTTGAGTTTCGCCAAGACGCCCAGCGGTCTTGGCCCGTTGGCGGTCGCGCTACTCGTCGTCGGCATCGGCGCCTCGCTCGGTGGTCCGACCGGGTACGCGATCAACCCGGCCCGAGACCTCGGCCCGCGCATCGCGCACTTCCTGTTGCCGATCAAGGGCAAGGGCGGCAGCGACTGGTCGTACGCATGGGTGCCGATTGCCGGCCCGATCGTCGGCGGCGTCCTCGCCGGTCTGCTCTCACAGGGGACCTTCTGA
- the glpK gene encoding glycerol kinase GlpK, giving the protein MADFVGAIDQGTTSTRFMIFDHGGNEVARHQLEHEQIMPRAGWVEHNPVEIWERSSAVIQTALGKAGLTSNDLAAFGITNQRETTVIWDRNTGRPYYNAIVWQDTRTDRIASALEREGKGDVIRQKAGLPPAPYFSGGKIQWIFENVDGVRGAAERGDALFGNTDTWVLWQLTGGVSGGVHITDVTNASRTMLMNLETLDWDDELLGFFDIPRQMLPTIKPSSSPDPYGTTLRTGPVAGEVPITGDLGDQQAATVGQVCFSPGEAKNTYGTGNFMLMNTGTEIVRSKNGLLTTPAYKFGDEPAVYALEGSIAVTGSAVQWLRDQLGIISGAAQSEALARQVEDNGGMYFVPAFSGLFAPYWRSDARGAIVGLSRFNTNAHLARATLEAICYQSLDVSGAMTADSGVQLETLKVDGGVTENELCMQIQADVMGVPVSRPVVAETTALGAAYAAGLAVGFWQNTDELRQNWNESKRWQPEWSDAQREEGYANWKKAVKRTLDWVDVD; this is encoded by the coding sequence ATGGCTGACTTCGTCGGCGCCATCGACCAAGGCACCACCAGTACCAGATTCATGATCTTCGACCACGGGGGCAACGAGGTCGCCCGCCATCAGCTCGAGCACGAGCAGATCATGCCGCGGGCCGGCTGGGTCGAGCACAACCCGGTCGAGATCTGGGAGCGGTCGTCGGCCGTCATCCAGACCGCCCTCGGCAAGGCCGGGCTCACTTCGAACGACCTCGCCGCGTTCGGTATCACCAACCAGCGTGAGACGACGGTGATCTGGGACCGCAACACCGGTCGTCCCTACTACAACGCCATCGTCTGGCAAGACACCCGTACTGACCGCATCGCCTCTGCCCTCGAACGCGAAGGCAAGGGTGACGTCATCCGGCAGAAGGCAGGCTTGCCGCCGGCCCCGTACTTCTCCGGCGGCAAGATCCAATGGATCTTCGAGAACGTCGACGGCGTACGCGGGGCAGCCGAGCGCGGTGATGCGCTCTTCGGCAACACCGACACCTGGGTGCTGTGGCAGCTGACCGGCGGGGTGAGCGGCGGTGTGCACATCACCGACGTCACCAACGCGAGTCGCACCATGCTGATGAACCTCGAGACACTCGACTGGGACGACGAGCTGCTCGGCTTCTTCGACATTCCGCGGCAGATGCTGCCGACGATCAAGCCGTCGTCGTCGCCCGACCCGTACGGCACGACGTTGCGCACGGGTCCGGTCGCGGGCGAGGTGCCGATCACGGGCGACCTCGGCGACCAGCAGGCCGCGACCGTCGGGCAGGTGTGCTTCAGCCCCGGCGAGGCCAAGAACACCTACGGCACTGGCAACTTCATGCTGATGAACACCGGTACGGAGATCGTGCGGTCGAAGAACGGCCTGCTCACGACCCCCGCGTACAAGTTCGGCGACGAGCCGGCCGTGTACGCGTTGGAGGGCTCGATCGCGGTCACCGGCTCGGCCGTGCAGTGGCTGCGCGATCAGCTCGGCATCATCAGCGGCGCTGCTCAGTCGGAGGCGTTGGCCCGTCAGGTCGAGGACAACGGCGGGATGTACTTCGTACCCGCGTTCTCCGGACTGTTCGCGCCGTACTGGCGCTCCGACGCACGCGGCGCCATCGTCGGCCTGTCGCGCTTCAACACCAACGCGCATTTGGCACGCGCGACGCTGGAGGCAATCTGCTACCAGAGCCTGGACGTGTCCGGCGCGATGACGGCCGACTCGGGCGTGCAGCTGGAGACGCTCAAGGTCGACGGCGGCGTGACCGAGAACGAGCTGTGCATGCAGATCCAGGCAGACGTCATGGGCGTACCCGTCAGCCGTCCGGTGGTCGCCGAGACCACCGCACTCGGCGCTGCGTACGCGGCCGGTCTCGCTGTCGGGTTCTGGCAGAACACCGACGAGCTCCGCCAGAACTGGAACGAGTCGAAGCGCTGGCAGCCCGAGTGGAGCGACGCGCAACGCGAGGAGGGCTACGCCAACTGGAAGAAGGCGGTGAAGCGTACGCTCGACTGGGTCGACGTCGACTGA
- a CDS encoding glycerol-3-phosphate dehydrogenase/oxidase, with protein MKPIALSPEQRTQALQRMSEETLDILVIGGGVVGAGCALDAATRGLSVGLVEARDYASGTSSRSSKLIHGGLRYLEMLDFRLVAEALQERGLLIQTIAPHLIRPVPFVYPLKGRVWERLYAGSGVALYDTLGLLSGRSRGVPHHRHLTRRGARKLVPSLRKDALIGALQYYDAQVDDARFTMTVARTAAAYGASVASRTRVTGLLREGERVTGARVLDLESGAEVEVHARQVVNATGVWTDETQSFANERGQFHVRASKGIHLVVPRDRIRSESGLILRTEKSVLFVIPWGRHWIIGTTDTDWTLSKDHPAASQSDIDYLLEHVNTVLEVPLTRADVEGVYAGLRPLLEGESDATSKLSREHAVAHSVPGLVVIAGGKFTTYRVMAEDAVDEAVHGLSQVLDRRVPDSCTDTVPLLGADGFDAWWNQRHMLSRSSGLHEARIEHLLGRYGSLIEEVLALVAEDPSLGDPIAGADDYLRAEVVYAVTHEGARHLDDVLTRRTRVSIETFDRGTSAAADVAKLMGGVLGWDDAQRDRELEHYLKRVEAERESQEMPDDETADAARMGAPDVVPVSTS; from the coding sequence ATGAAGCCGATCGCCCTCTCGCCGGAGCAGCGTACGCAGGCGCTGCAGCGCATGTCTGAGGAAACGCTCGACATCCTCGTGATCGGCGGTGGTGTCGTGGGTGCGGGATGCGCCCTCGACGCCGCCACCCGCGGGTTGTCGGTCGGCCTCGTCGAGGCGCGCGACTATGCATCCGGTACGTCCAGCCGCTCCAGCAAGCTGATCCACGGCGGATTGCGCTATCTGGAGATGCTCGATTTCCGGTTGGTCGCCGAGGCGTTGCAAGAGCGCGGTCTGCTGATTCAGACCATCGCGCCACATCTGATCCGGCCGGTGCCGTTCGTCTACCCGCTCAAGGGGCGGGTCTGGGAGCGGCTCTACGCCGGTTCAGGTGTTGCGTTGTACGACACGCTCGGCCTGCTCTCCGGTCGATCTCGCGGGGTGCCGCACCACCGGCATCTGACCCGGCGAGGTGCACGCAAGCTCGTGCCGTCGCTACGCAAGGACGCACTGATCGGCGCCTTGCAGTACTACGACGCCCAGGTCGACGACGCTCGGTTCACCATGACCGTCGCACGCACAGCGGCCGCCTACGGTGCCTCTGTCGCCAGCCGTACGAGGGTCACCGGGCTGCTGCGCGAGGGCGAGCGTGTGACAGGCGCGCGAGTTCTCGACCTGGAGTCCGGCGCCGAAGTCGAGGTGCATGCCCGCCAGGTCGTCAACGCGACCGGCGTCTGGACCGACGAGACGCAGTCGTTCGCCAACGAGCGTGGGCAGTTCCACGTACGCGCCAGCAAGGGCATCCATCTCGTCGTGCCACGCGATCGGATCCGCTCCGAGTCCGGGCTGATACTGCGTACGGAGAAATCGGTGTTGTTCGTGATTCCGTGGGGCCGCCACTGGATCATCGGCACGACCGACACCGACTGGACCCTGAGCAAGGACCATCCGGCCGCGAGCCAGAGCGATATCGACTACCTGCTGGAGCACGTCAACACGGTGCTCGAGGTGCCGTTGACTCGGGCCGATGTCGAGGGCGTTTACGCGGGGCTACGGCCATTGCTCGAAGGAGAGTCGGATGCGACCTCCAAGCTGTCCCGTGAGCACGCGGTCGCACACAGCGTGCCGGGGCTGGTCGTCATCGCGGGCGGCAAGTTCACGACGTACCGGGTGATGGCCGAGGACGCCGTCGACGAGGCAGTGCACGGCCTCTCGCAGGTCCTCGACCGGCGGGTGCCGGACTCGTGCACAGACACCGTTCCGCTGCTGGGCGCCGACGGGTTCGATGCCTGGTGGAACCAGCGGCACATGCTCTCCCGCAGCAGCGGGCTGCACGAGGCGCGCATCGAGCACCTGCTCGGCCGGTACGGCTCGCTGATCGAGGAGGTGCTGGCGCTGGTCGCCGAGGACCCGTCCCTCGGTGACCCGATCGCCGGTGCCGACGACTATCTGCGTGCAGAGGTCGTCTATGCGGTGACGCATGAGGGAGCGCGGCACCTCGACGACGTTCTCACGAGGCGTACGCGCGTCTCCATCGAGACGTTCGACCGCGGTACGAGTGCGGCCGCCGACGTCGCGAAGCTGATGGGCGGCGTACTCGGCTGGGACGACGCGCAACGCGACCGTGAACTCGAGCACTACCTCAAGCGGGTCGAGGCCGAGCGCGAGAGTCAGGAGATGCCCGACGACGAGACGGCCGACGCCGCGCGGATGGGTGCTCCAGATGTCGTACCCGTCTCGACCAGCTGA
- the orn gene encoding oligoribonuclease produces the protein MTGLDMEHDALIEVAALVTDFELNVLGEGVDVVIKPPEAALAQMNDFVTKMHTDSGLLEELDGGMTLAEAQNTVLSYVREHVPEPGKAPLAGNSVGTDRAFLVRDTPELEAYLHYRIVDVSSIKELSRRWYPRAYFAAPDKSGNHRALADIQESIEELRYYRAAVFVPQPGPDTETARALAAEHGGSLRGTPSD, from the coding sequence ATGACCGGGCTCGACATGGAGCACGACGCGCTGATCGAGGTCGCGGCCCTCGTGACCGACTTCGAGCTCAACGTGCTCGGTGAGGGCGTCGACGTCGTCATCAAGCCTCCCGAGGCCGCGCTCGCGCAGATGAACGACTTCGTCACGAAGATGCACACCGACTCCGGGCTGCTCGAGGAGCTCGACGGGGGCATGACCCTGGCCGAGGCCCAGAACACAGTCCTCAGTTACGTACGTGAGCACGTCCCCGAGCCGGGCAAGGCGCCGCTCGCCGGTAACTCCGTCGGCACGGACCGCGCGTTCTTGGTCCGTGACACTCCCGAGCTCGAGGCGTACCTGCACTACCGGATCGTCGACGTGTCGTCGATCAAGGAGCTGTCGCGGCGCTGGTATCCCCGCGCGTACTTCGCGGCGCCCGACAAGTCCGGCAACCACCGTGCGCTGGCCGACATCCAGGAGAGCATCGAGGAGCTGCGCTACTACCGCGCGGCGGTCTTCGTACCTCAACCCGGTCCGGACACCGAGACGGCACGCGCTCTCGCCGCCGAACACGGTGGGTCCCTGCGCGGCACACCGTCCGACTGA
- a CDS encoding DsbA family protein, translated as MSSTGPDRRARAERMRKDRERAGRRRRNRITAAIVAAVVILVGVAAVAIGSASDDDSPSEWEGFPADGIVYDQKAATGESSNDSPVGVVVYEDFQCPHCAAFEMETRELVSDYVEDGTIRVAYEPLNYIDQGMGGSTEYSMRAANAATCVYDEGGGQAFQDFSELLFDNQKAEGTAGFNDQELTAYADEAGVDDLGSCLVELPHQKEIEKRTRDFATSEVGENGTPAVVVDGERLPSPSADALREAIEDAA; from the coding sequence GTGAGTAGCACAGGGCCGGACCGGCGCGCCCGCGCCGAGCGGATGCGCAAGGACCGCGAGCGTGCCGGGCGTCGCCGACGCAATCGCATCACGGCCGCGATCGTCGCCGCCGTGGTCATCCTGGTCGGTGTCGCCGCGGTTGCGATCGGCTCGGCGTCCGACGACGACTCGCCTTCGGAATGGGAGGGATTCCCGGCCGACGGCATCGTGTACGACCAGAAGGCGGCGACGGGGGAGTCGTCGAACGACAGTCCGGTCGGTGTCGTCGTGTACGAAGACTTCCAATGCCCGCATTGTGCGGCGTTCGAGATGGAGACGCGCGAGCTGGTGTCCGACTACGTCGAGGACGGCACGATCAGGGTTGCGTACGAGCCCCTGAACTACATCGACCAGGGCATGGGCGGCTCGACGGAGTACTCGATGCGGGCCGCGAACGCAGCAACGTGCGTGTACGACGAGGGCGGCGGCCAGGCGTTCCAGGACTTCTCGGAGCTGTTGTTCGACAACCAGAAGGCCGAGGGCACGGCGGGCTTCAACGATCAGGAGCTCACGGCGTACGCCGATGAGGCCGGTGTCGACGACCTGGGTTCGTGCCTGGTCGAGTTGCCGCATCAGAAGGAGATCGAGAAGCGTACGCGCGACTTCGCGACGTCCGAGGTCGGCGAGAACGGCACGCCGGCCGTCGTCGTCGACGGCGAGCGACTGCCGAGCCCGAGTGCGGACGCGCTCCGCGAGGCGATCGAGGACGCCGCGTAG